CAGATCCTCCAATGACGAGAGGAAGGTGGCGGCCTTGCTTTTGTGTTGCGGCTTGTGGCGGGTACCCTTCGCAAACAGTTCTTCCTCGGTCAGCACGACCAGGCGCAGCTCAGGCGAAAGGAAGCCGGCGGACACGTCGCCGTTCAAGACCGAGAACGGCGCCTTCTGTGCGCCGCCGGCGGACAGGGCGGAAGGTTTCCATTCCACCGCCGGCCGGTCATGCTCGCCGAACAGCGCGAGCAATCGGCCGACCTGGCCTTGGCTGCGTGCGACCAAGACGACCGGGCCGCCTTCGCGCAAACGGTCGAGCACTTCCAACGTATGGCTGAAGGCGGTGCCGCGCTGGCCGAGTCCCACACTCGCCGGGGTTTGCGCGGGACAGGTGATCACCGGCTCCCAACTCGCGTCCGGGGCGGTGACCGGCTCAAGGGCGAGCATCGCATACCCGTTCGTCGCGGCGAGAATCTGATCCCAGGTGAGATAGAGCTGATCCGGCGTCGGATACGGGTTCGGGTCGGAGCGATCTTCATGACGGAGGAAGCCCTCTTCGACCACCTGCCAACATTCGGCCGTGTGAGCCTTGAGGGTAGTGGGTTGATCCAGCACCAGCACCGGGGGCTGCGGGAAATAATCCAGCAGGCTATCCATTGCGCCGTAGACGGACGGGGCGTGCCATTCGGCATCGGCGCCGAGTGGCGCAAGGGCATCGGGCGCGTCTTCTGAGCGAATGAGCTCACGCGCGGGCAACACCCAGGCCTGCTTGATCTTGTCGGTCGATTTTTGTGTGGCCGGATCGAAAAAGCGGATCGATTCGATGGTGTCGCCGAGAAATTCCACACGCAGTGGATCGGGATACGCGGTCGAGTAGATATCGACGATCCCGCCGCGGATGCTGAACTCGCCGGGAATTTCCACGACTGACCCTTTGCGATAGCCCAGGCGCAGCAGGCCGGACACGAGCGTCTCCCGTTCCAATGAGCCGTTGGGTTGGAAGCAGAGCAGGGCATCGGTGAAGACCAGCGCCGGCAGCACGCGCTGGGTCAACGCCGGAACGGAGGTAAACAGCACCGTGCGGGCGGTCGTGCAGAGCCGGTGCAGCGTCTGCATGCGGCGGGCTACCAAATCGATGTGAGGGACGGTCGATTCATAGGGCAAGGTTTCCCACTTCGGGAAGAGCGCGAGGTCATCCCCTGATTGTCCGCACAGGGTTCGATAAAAGAGCGTGTCTCGATAGAGGCGCTCCGCCTCGTCGTCGGTCTTGGTGACGACCAGCCAGGAGCGGTCCGCCAGCGGTTGCGAGGGCACGCTCTGTGTAAGCAGCGCGAGGCCGAAGCCGGTCGTCGAGCCGTGCAGGCCCATGAGACAGGGTTTACCCGACCCGGTATGAAGGGCTTCTCGCACAGGCGCGAGCCAGGTCGTGAGATGCAATGGCGTGACAGGCGGCACGGGATCCTTAGGCGTTGGTGGCGCGAATGCGTTGTACGAGTGTGGTGGTTGAGACACCGGGGACGAGCGGGATGGTTTGGACGCGTCCGCCGCGCGCTTCGACCGTGTCACGGCCCACGATCCGGTCGATCGGCCAGTCGCCGCCCTTGACCAGAATATCCGGCTGAAGGGACGCAATCAGAGCACCAGGATCCGGCTCGGGAAAAATCACCACGTAGTCCACACAGGCCAATGCCGCGAGGACCTCGGCCCGCTGGGCATCGGGCACGATGGGGCGACCAGGGCCTTTGCTCAAGGCGCGTACAGAGGCATCGGAATTCACCCCGACGACGAGCACCTCACCGAGATCGCGGGCTGCCTGCAGATAGCGAACATGGCCGATATGCATGAGGTCGAAGCAGCCGTTCGTGAAGACGACGCGGTGATGCTGCCGACGGTGGTCGGCCAGAAGGGAAGCCAGTTCTTCTCGTGTGGTCACTTTTGTGGGCATGATGTTGTGCGTCGATTCAGAAGTGCATCTTAACAGGATGGGGAAAAAGTCCGCCACCTCGAAACCATGATGACCTCGCCGCGCCGGACGAACTACTCTTTCGTGCGGCGTGGGCGGGTCGCAGCGCTGTCCTTGCCCTGCGGTAATCCCCCAAGGCGAATCACGCCGGTGCCGTGCCGCTCGATCAATTGGTCGAGCACCGCGACCGCGTCGCGTTGGCGCCGGTCGAAGAGTGGTTCCGGAGCCGGCGCGAGGTCCGACAGGCCGAGTCCGACCAGACGGTAGCGTGATCGCGGCTGTACAAGATCGGTGAGCGCAAGGCGAATGTCCGGCCACATGTCGGGATCATAATTTAGCGGCGTCGCGAACTTCCGTTGCCGCGTCGTGATGTGAAAGTGCGAATCTTTCAGTTTCACCGTGAAAGCGCCGGCAGCCAGCCCTTCCCGCCGGAGATCGTGTGCGAGCGTTTCAAGAAACCCGTGGACGATCGGTTCCAGGATGGCCGGATCGTTCGTATCTTCTTCGAAGGTCGTCTCATGGCTCACGCTCTTGGCCTCACGGTCCGGCACCACGGGGTCCGAATCGAGGCCGCGGGCGAGAGATTGCAACGCAGCCAGACGCGTGCCGACCAGACGCATGAGCGATGGTGTAAAACGCGGCGCCAGCAGATCGCCGACCGTATGCACCCCGAGGCGTTCGACGGCCTCCGTGGATTTCGGCCCCATCCCGGGTAAGGAACGAATCGGCAGCGGAGCAAGAAAGGCTGCCTCTGACCCTGGTTCAATCACGGCCAGCCCGTCGGGTTTGTAGGCATCGGCGGCGATCTTGGCGACGGTTTTTCCGGAAGCCAGGGCGATCGTGCAGGTCAATCCGGTCGTGTCGAGGATGGCGGCTTTGAGGGCCAGTCCCAAGGCCCGGGGATCGGGATGGCGCGTCTGCAGTCTGGTGGTGTCCGTGTAAAATTCATCAATACTGGTCCATTCGGTTTCAGGAAAGAAGCGGG
The sequence above is drawn from the Nitrospira defluvii genome and encodes:
- the rfaE2 gene encoding D-glycero-beta-D-manno-heptose 1-phosphate adenylyltransferase yields the protein MPTKVTTREELASLLADHRRQHHRVVFTNGCFDLMHIGHVRYLQAARDLGEVLVVGVNSDASVRALSKGPGRPIVPDAQRAEVLAALACVDYVVIFPEPDPGALIASLQPDILVKGGDWPIDRIVGRDTVEARGGRVQTIPLVPGVSTTTLVQRIRATNA
- a CDS encoding DNA polymerase Y family protein, with product MSARWTRQILFGDIDAMFASAAVLADPSLAGKPVAVGGPPPRGIIAAASYAVRRFGVRSAMPTIQAMRLCPQLILVPPNRPLYARLHRQLQDITTRFFPETEWTSIDEFYTDTTRLQTRHPDPRALGLALKAAILDTTGLTCTIALASGKTVAKIAADAYKPDGLAVIEPGSEAAFLAPLPIRSLPGMGPKSTEAVERLGVHTVGDLLAPRFTPSLMRLVGTRLAALQSLARGLDSDPVVPDREAKSVSHETTFEEDTNDPAILEPIVHGFLETLAHDLRREGLAAGAFTVKLKDSHFHITTRQRKFATPLNYDPDMWPDIRLALTDLVQPRSRYRLVGLGLSDLAPAPEPLFDRRQRDAVAVLDQLIERHGTGVIRLGGLPQGKDSAATRPRRTKE